In Carassius gibelio isolate Cgi1373 ecotype wild population from Czech Republic chromosome B20, carGib1.2-hapl.c, whole genome shotgun sequence, the following are encoded in one genomic region:
- the LOC127984284 gene encoding C-C motif chemokine 4 homolog — MRSHCIFIACLVFFAFCSLAQSEFSQGPNKCCFSFSNVRIPLKQVDSYHTTHLECHRSGVIFITKAPKEICANPSNKWVQRLMNLVDARNMKDMDSE, encoded by the exons ATGAGATCCCACTGCATCTTCATCGCCTGTCTTGTGTTCTTCGCTTTCTGCTCACTGGCTCAGAGTGAAT tCAGCCAAGGTCCCAACAAGTGCTGCTTTTCATTTTCCAATGTAAGAATCCCATTAAAGCAGGTTGATAGTTATCATACTACACATCTTGAATGCCACAGGAGTGGTGTCAT TTTCATCACAAAAGCTCCAAAAGAGATCTGCGCAAACCCGTCAAATAAATGGGTTCAGAGACTGATGAACTTGGTGGATGCTCGAAACATGAAGGATATGGACAGTGAATAA